A genomic stretch from Petrimonas mucosa includes:
- a CDS encoding RagB/SusD family nutrient uptake outer membrane protein, producing MKTYIKLLALSALLLIQMSACVDLDTAPYDRESDLTFWEEDKEAALKALNSCYLYLGSIDELLYSEAMTDNAYTKQPNDYTQNIGNGSYSTADNYVRNVWNNRYTGIRTCNQLLENIDRVKDLDPALKSRYIGEAKVIRAYHYYELYTKFGDVPYSTKVLSIEESRTIKRTPKAEVVANILADLNEVVSDNSLPTTYDANNKGRITRWAALSLMAKIYLFEGNWAQVKNITNMIMNDGDFTLFPSYSGLFEIANEYNSEVILDLQYRPVSREHRIMYSFLPPSLGGYSQLSPLQSLVDNYIMLDGKTIQESDLYDENKPYDNRDPRLKATVIYTGNSYRMSDGSEVTINCEPGANRDGFGYSSDCTATGYYIKKYWDNSYRASLQSGLNPILIRYADILLMNAEALAELGELNSAAWNRTIRPIRERAGFTLSSALDFPAGASREELVQIVRNERRSELALEGHRHIDIFRWRIAQDVLNGWSHGFKTGDVTNADNGYIRIENRSFDPNKHYLWPIPQAERDLNPNLEQNANW from the coding sequence ATGAAAACATATATAAAACTACTGGCCTTGTCGGCCCTGCTTTTGATCCAAATGTCCGCCTGTGTCGATCTTGATACGGCACCGTATGATAGGGAATCGGATCTGACCTTTTGGGAAGAAGATAAAGAAGCTGCCTTGAAGGCGCTGAACAGCTGCTACCTCTACCTGGGCAGCATCGATGAGCTGCTCTATAGCGAAGCGATGACAGACAATGCATACACCAAGCAGCCGAACGACTACACGCAGAATATCGGCAACGGTTCATATTCCACTGCGGATAACTATGTGAGGAATGTCTGGAACAACCGTTACACCGGCATCAGGACCTGCAACCAGCTGCTCGAGAATATCGACCGTGTAAAGGATCTCGATCCGGCACTGAAGAGTCGGTATATCGGCGAGGCCAAGGTGATCCGTGCCTACCACTACTATGAACTCTACACCAAATTCGGTGATGTGCCCTATTCAACCAAGGTGCTCTCGATCGAGGAGAGCCGTACGATCAAGCGGACTCCCAAGGCTGAAGTGGTTGCAAATATCTTGGCCGACCTGAATGAGGTGGTGTCTGACAATTCGCTTCCGACCACTTATGATGCCAACAACAAGGGACGGATTACCCGTTGGGCCGCCTTGTCGCTCATGGCAAAGATCTATCTCTTCGAAGGAAACTGGGCGCAGGTGAAGAATATCACCAACATGATCATGAACGATGGAGACTTCACCCTCTTCCCCTCATATTCGGGTCTCTTTGAAATTGCCAACGAATACAATTCTGAGGTGATTCTCGACCTGCAGTACAGGCCGGTGAGCCGTGAACACCGCATCATGTACTCCTTCCTGCCCCCCTCGCTGGGTGGATACTCCCAGCTCTCGCCCCTGCAGTCGCTGGTGGACAACTACATCATGCTTGATGGAAAAACCATCCAGGAGTCGGATCTATACGACGAGAACAAACCCTATGACAACCGCGACCCGCGTCTGAAGGCTACAGTGATCTACACCGGCAATAGCTACCGGATGAGTGATGGCAGCGAAGTGACGATCAACTGCGAACCGGGTGCCAACCGGGATGGCTTCGGCTATTCGTCCGACTGTACGGCAACCGGATACTATATCAAGAAATATTGGGACAACAGCTACCGTGCCAGCCTGCAGTCGGGTCTCAACCCGATCCTGATCAGGTATGCCGATATTCTGTTGATGAATGCGGAAGCGCTTGCTGAACTTGGAGAACTGAACAGTGCGGCATGGAACAGGACCATCAGGCCGATCCGTGAACGTGCCGGATTCACTCTCTCCTCTGCTTTAGATTTCCCTGCAGGTGCAAGCCGTGAAGAGCTTGTCCAGATCGTACGGAACGAACGTCGCTCGGAACTTGCACTGGAAGGCCACAGGCATATCGATATCTTCCGCTGGAGAATTGCTCAGGATGTGCTGAACGGATGGAGCCACGGCTTCAAGACCGGTGACGTTACCAACGCCGATAACGGCTATATCCGGATCGAAAACCGCTCGTTCGACCCGAACAAGCACTACCTCTGGCCTATACCCCAGGCTGAGCGGGACCTCAATCCCAACCTTGAACAAAATGCAAATTGGTAA
- a CDS encoding SusE domain-containing protein, which translates to MKKIANIILSLLILVGCQEKYELNVDFQLPTHLDSPTAIQLDITSAEPVVLSWTGGGAADGGIVLYEVLFDKEGGDFSNPLVSLKSDQGALPRLTLTHAALNTIARNAGILPQETGKLIWTVRASKGGVLKESDIQSAITVTRGEGIDNIPSQLFLYGSSTENNGQGGIPFRKVEDGLFQIYTTISAGEIQFRSATSGEAFTYYIDETAKLREGNGSTTMGSYSEVVRLTVDFNTMKMTTDRIGRSVRCIWGATFENIAVLEYKGNGIFEGAGQIVFIDPSRPETNPPSWLGWTEERYYFIANVNGAEMCWGRHDSVSPERPVGGEPLSFYALYEFNWSQWDHLWKMKGSLDRTRAAITINTNADGLMIHTFTNVTPLN; encoded by the coding sequence ATGAAAAAAATAGCAAATATCATATTATCCCTCCTGATCCTGGTCGGCTGTCAGGAGAAATACGAATTGAACGTGGATTTCCAGTTGCCCACTCACCTGGATTCTCCTACAGCCATACAGCTTGATATAACTTCCGCCGAACCGGTCGTCCTCTCATGGACAGGAGGTGGAGCTGCCGACGGTGGAATTGTATTGTATGAAGTATTATTTGACAAGGAAGGTGGTGATTTCTCAAATCCTTTAGTATCTTTGAAAAGTGATCAGGGTGCATTGCCTCGGTTAACGCTGACTCATGCAGCATTGAACACGATTGCACGGAATGCCGGCATTCTTCCCCAGGAAACCGGGAAGCTGATCTGGACGGTCCGGGCTTCGAAAGGAGGCGTATTGAAAGAATCCGATATCCAGTCCGCAATTACGGTGACCCGCGGTGAAGGTATCGACAATATACCCAGCCAGTTGTTCCTGTATGGATCATCAACCGAAAACAACGGTCAGGGTGGTATTCCCTTCCGCAAGGTGGAGGATGGCCTGTTCCAGATCTACACCACCATCTCGGCAGGAGAGATTCAGTTCAGATCGGCCACCAGTGGCGAGGCATTCACCTATTATATAGACGAGACCGCCAAACTTCGGGAAGGCAACGGTTCAACCACCATGGGGTCATACAGCGAAGTGGTGAGGCTGACCGTAGACTTCAACACGATGAAGATGACTACCGACAGGATCGGCAGAAGCGTACGCTGCATCTGGGGAGCCACATTCGAAAATATCGCCGTTCTCGAGTACAAGGGCAACGGAATCTTTGAGGGTGCAGGCCAGATCGTATTCATCGATCCCTCCAGACCCGAGACCAATCCCCCAAGCTGGCTGGGCTGGACCGAAGAGCGGTACTACTTCATTGCCAACGTGAACGGTGCCGAGATGTGCTGGGGACGTCACGACAGTGTAAGTCCTGAACGTCCGGTCGGTGGTGAGCCGTTGAGCTTCTATGCCCTCTATGAGTTCAACTGGAGTCAGTGGGATCACCTCTGGAAAATGAAGGGATCGTTAGACAGAACCCGTGCTGCCATCACCATCAACACCAACGCAGATGGTCTCATGATCCACACCTTTACCAATGTAACGCCGTTAAATTAA
- a CDS encoding SusC/RagA family TonB-linked outer membrane protein yields MLSIPYIHAQTGTITVKGNVMADGEPVIGATILIKGQSSGTATDIDGNFTLNVASNGTLVVSYIGYGTKEVPVEGRQFINVELTADVVALQDVVVVGYGTQRKINLTGAVSSVSTKEFEGKLISNALEALQGTTPGLIIQQGSSNPGSAPAINIRGLNTMNNNDPLVIIDGIEGSLANLNPADIENVSILKDASSTAIYGSRASNGVVLVTTKKGAAGKVEINYDFQYGVQNPTMLPRIADSWIYAELYNEAAVNSGRPTKFTREDIDGFRNGGYNVNWVRELYKTNTPQSSHNLSMTGGNDQLSYLASVGYLDQNSMFKGPDYGYQRYNGRLNLTHKVKPNLTLYVTSQFARNDIKEHAYWTEWIIEQANRMPPIYPVYKEDGSYNYPSGSNSNGLQRLQDGGYRRNVNDELLGTLKAEWEVIEGLKLIGSTGGRVWNNNMHEKRVAFEGTGDAENKLTEQFYRSKNITTNLLASYNKSFGNHTVGGLIGYAYEGFSDRQFSTSRLTEDGKFDIFVGDLSGANVSNSGGAGDWSIYSGFARATYNYSEKYLLELNIRNDYSSYFAKGNRSGLFPSFSAGWRVSEENFWSDMSDYIPSLKVRGSWGLVGNNRIGAYQYMRTVTTTNDISFGDKLAETALFSSANPDIKWETTRMANIGFDFGLLNNDLNVTIDLFNNLTKDILVNLPVPGLYGFSSPIQNASSVETRGWELSLNYRLKTGMFTHDFRGNIADSFNEVVDNHGTEIIGGYDVNTIIKEGYPLFSYYAYRSDGFFKNEEEVAKGPHLEGITPKPGDIRYVDKNGDGVINPDNDRFIVGNDFPRYTYGFTYGVNYKDFYFSLFMQGVGKRNKWMRGESVEAFHNNNEGPVHDFHMDRWTPNNLDATYPRLTMGSESANNAAKSDFWIQDAKYLRLKNIQFGYIVPRKVIQPLGLTYLNLFVSAQNPLTFTKMKGGYDPEYTADGSGRAYPVTSVYSVGLNIKF; encoded by the coding sequence ATGTTATCGATACCATACATTCACGCTCAGACCGGAACGATCACGGTGAAGGGGAATGTAATGGCAGACGGGGAACCGGTTATCGGTGCCACGATTCTGATCAAGGGTCAATCCAGCGGTACTGCTACCGATATCGACGGTAATTTTACACTGAACGTGGCTTCAAACGGTACACTGGTAGTATCCTATATCGGATACGGAACAAAGGAGGTTCCAGTTGAAGGACGCCAATTTATCAACGTGGAGCTTACGGCAGATGTCGTTGCGCTGCAGGATGTGGTTGTCGTCGGATACGGAACACAGCGGAAGATCAATCTCACCGGTGCCGTTTCGTCGGTATCGACCAAGGAGTTCGAAGGCAAGCTGATCTCCAATGCGCTTGAGGCATTGCAGGGAACAACGCCGGGACTTATCATCCAGCAGGGATCTTCCAATCCGGGTAGCGCACCCGCCATCAATATCCGTGGATTGAACACGATGAACAACAATGACCCGCTGGTCATCATCGACGGAATTGAGGGATCGCTCGCCAACCTCAATCCGGCAGATATCGAGAACGTCTCAATCCTGAAGGATGCATCTTCAACCGCCATTTACGGATCGCGCGCATCAAACGGTGTTGTTCTTGTAACAACGAAGAAAGGTGCTGCAGGCAAGGTGGAGATCAATTACGACTTCCAGTACGGTGTTCAGAATCCAACGATGTTACCCCGGATAGCGGACTCCTGGATTTACGCCGAGCTTTATAATGAAGCCGCCGTAAATTCAGGCAGACCGACCAAATTCACCCGCGAGGATATCGATGGATTCCGTAACGGTGGTTACAATGTGAACTGGGTACGGGAACTCTACAAGACCAATACCCCGCAAAGTTCGCACAACCTCTCGATGACCGGAGGAAACGACCAGCTCTCCTACCTGGCCTCTGTCGGCTATCTCGACCAGAACAGCATGTTCAAGGGCCCCGATTACGGATATCAACGCTACAACGGTCGCTTGAACCTTACCCACAAGGTGAAACCCAACCTGACCCTTTACGTCACCTCGCAGTTTGCAAGAAACGATATCAAGGAGCATGCCTACTGGACAGAGTGGATCATCGAGCAGGCAAACCGTATGCCGCCCATCTATCCCGTTTACAAGGAGGATGGAAGCTACAACTACCCCAGTGGCAGTAATTCCAACGGATTGCAACGTTTGCAGGATGGAGGTTATCGCCGTAACGTGAACGATGAACTTCTCGGCACGCTGAAAGCTGAGTGGGAGGTCATCGAGGGCTTGAAACTGATCGGAAGCACCGGCGGCAGGGTCTGGAACAACAACATGCATGAGAAACGTGTCGCATTTGAAGGAACCGGCGATGCCGAGAACAAGCTGACTGAGCAGTTCTATCGCTCGAAGAACATTACGACCAACTTGCTGGCTTCATACAACAAATCATTCGGCAACCACACCGTAGGGGGATTGATCGGATATGCCTATGAAGGATTTTCCGACAGGCAGTTCTCCACCTCAAGGCTGACCGAGGACGGCAAGTTTGACATCTTTGTGGGGGACCTTTCCGGTGCCAATGTCAGCAACAGTGGTGGCGCGGGCGACTGGTCCATCTACTCCGGCTTTGCCAGGGCAACATACAACTACAGCGAAAAGTATCTGCTCGAACTGAACATCCGGAACGACTACTCCTCCTATTTTGCCAAAGGGAACCGTTCGGGTCTCTTCCCCTCCTTCTCTGCAGGATGGCGCGTATCGGAAGAGAACTTCTGGAGTGATATGTCAGACTACATCCCGTCGTTGAAAGTGAGGGGTTCATGGGGTCTGGTAGGTAACAACCGGATCGGAGCATATCAGTACATGCGTACCGTAACCACTACCAACGACATCAGCTTCGGCGACAAGCTGGCCGAAACTGCACTCTTCTCTTCGGCCAACCCCGACATCAAGTGGGAGACCACCCGGATGGCTAACATCGGTTTCGATTTTGGTCTGCTGAACAACGATCTCAATGTGACCATCGACCTCTTCAACAACCTGACGAAAGATATTTTGGTCAATCTTCCCGTACCGGGACTCTACGGATTTAGCTCACCCATCCAGAATGCCAGCTCGGTAGAGACAAGAGGATGGGAGCTCTCACTCAACTACCGCCTGAAGACAGGCATGTTTACCCACGACTTCAGGGGAAATATTGCCGACAGCTTCAATGAGGTGGTTGATAACCACGGTACCGAGATCATCGGTGGTTACGATGTCAACACCATCATCAAGGAGGGATATCCGCTCTTCTCCTACTACGCTTACCGTTCCGACGGTTTCTTCAAGAACGAGGAAGAGGTTGCCAAAGGACCCCATCTGGAAGGAATTACCCCGAAGCCGGGTGATATCAGGTATGTCGACAAGAATGGCGACGGTGTGATCAATCCCGACAATGACCGCTTTATCGTAGGAAACGATTTCCCCAGGTACACTTACGGATTTACCTATGGCGTGAACTACAAGGATTTCTATTTCTCCCTCTTCATGCAGGGTGTAGGAAAAAGAAACAAATGGATGCGTGGTGAATCGGTTGAAGCGTTCCACAACAACAATGAAGGTCCGGTACACGATTTCCATATGGACCGTTGGACTCCGAACAACCTGGATGCTACCTATCCGCGTCTCACCATGGGAAGTGAATCGGCAAACAATGCTGCAAAATCTGATTTCTGGATCCAGGATGCCAAATACCTCAGACTGAAAAATATACAGTTCGGTTATATCGTGCCGCGCAAAGTGATTCAGCCGCTGGGACTTACTTATCTGAATCTCTTCGTCAGCGCTCAAAACCCGTTGACCTTCACCAAGATGAAGGGTGGGTATGACCCCGAATACACGGCAGATGGCAGTGGACGTGCCTACCCGGTTACCAGCGTTTATTCTGTTGGATTAAATATTAAATTCTAA